The genome window TCACTTGGGGAGATAACCGTGCTAAGATACTTAATGGAGGCAATCTTCTTACTCTTTCCCTAGATAAGATTTCCGGCTCAGGTTTCCAGTCCAAGAATGAGTACCTATTTGGAAGGATTGACATGCAAATCAAGCTCGTAGCTGGTAATTCAGCAGGCACTGTCACTGCTTATTACGTAAGTCTGGCTTCCTCTTCAACATCACTTAGTTCCAAATTTGTGAAGTGTTTTCAAATCGCACTATTTCAAAGTACATTTCACTTTTACCTACGATAACTTTTTCAAACAATCCTAATCAAAAAGTTGAGAAATAAGTTGTATCAAGCAAACACTAACCCTATTATTTAAGGTTTTCATAGCTCATTTTATTGAACTTCTTTGCAGTTATCTTCTCAAGGACCTACACACGATGAGATTGACTTCGAGTTCTTGGGAAACGTGTCTGGGGATCCATATATACTCCATACCAATGTGTTCTCACAGGGAAAAGGCAATAGGGAGCAACAATTCTATCTCTGGTTTGATCCCACAATGGCATTCCACACATACTCCATCGTCTGGAACACTCAACGCATCATGTAATATATAATAGACACTATATCCATTAAACTTTCATATAACTTCATTTAGAATGAGTAAATTAATAATACATTTGCAACTTCTTGCTTTCCAGGTTCTTGGTGGATAACATTCCTATAAGAGTGTTTAACAACCTGGAATCAATTGGTATTCCATTTCCCAAAAGCCAACCCATGAGGATTTACTCAAGCCTCTGGAATGCTGATGACTGGGCAACAAGAGGTGGGCTTGTAAAGACTGACTGGACAAAAGCTCCATTTACAGCTTCTTACAGAAACTTCAAAGCCAATGCTTGTGTTTGGTCCTCGGAGTCATCCTGTGTCTCCTTGTCCACCAATTCTTTGCAGACCAGTGAATGGCAGAATCGAGCTCCTAATGCAGCTGAAAGGAACAGAATCAGATGGGTGCAACAGAAGTACATGATTTACAACTATTGCAATGACTTTAAACGTTTCCCTCAAGGTCTCCCAGCCGAATGCAAGCGATCAAGGTTCCTCTAGAGAGGCTAAATTGGCCTGTATATTCAATTGTTGATTCCTCTGTATCAATATGaattctttattctttgtgCAAAAATATGTTGTAAGCAAAataaatcagttttttttttttttttaatgaaaggaaaataaatcaGTTGTGACCAATTCTAAAGCAAAGCTTCGATTCGATTCTGAAGATGTCAAAagggagatgaagaaggagatAGAAAAGCACATGGCACAACATGTAGTGCCCTGAGAAGTTCTTATTGCATCATCAAAAGTAACATTTGATTATTGAACTTAAGCCATGATTACAGATTGAGAACTAGAGAAGATTATAGCACAGGACACTATCCAGTTCTCTCTCTACCAGGCAAACCTAGAGaagaacaatgaaaaacaaaatcaagaacAGGAAAAATAGAATAAACCTCAGTATCCGTGCTTAGGATTGCTTGGAATTAGGCTATTAGTACCAAGTAGGATAAAAACTTTAATAAAGCTACGCCatcatattttaataattttaaaataaagattaaGTCGCAAGCTATTAacgataaataaaataataataatgttaatgATGTGCTCAAATGAAAAGTAGTAAATgcattttaattagaattttttgtaaaaatactTTACCTATATCACtactctaaattttaaaattttaggaatCAAGTTCAACACCTAATATTAGTTGAAGTCAATGCATTGGATGCCCTAAGTCATTAAGttgaatttaatatttcaaatgatgCTTTTATATATTGTCCAAAAATATAAAGCAAATTGCCACatatatcaagaaaaatgtACACAATCATTAGTAATCTTGCATACAAACTACCAAATTATTTGacaagtatatttttctttacaaaatttgtattacttttcaaaatttgtattacaattcataattgaatatttattatCTTTGAACTTATGTCCTTAAAACACTCatttacatttaaaatataACTGTTTGcatagtctctctttttttaggaTAGTGTTTTCATACTCTGTATCTCTTGTCAtgcatatcttttttttcttttcttttttataaattccCTATTGAACATCATGgtagaaaatttttctttgtacACACTAATAAATCACACATTCTTGAAAATATGTAACAAATAATCAATTTGTGTTGATATATGTTAGATTTCTCTGTATGATCATTTACAAGAAGAGCATACAATGAATTCCTCTTATTCAATCTTTGCATCACTTTATGATCCAAAGGGCTATAAACTTGATCTTGAATCCTGCTTTAATGTTTCCGAGGTTGAATGTGTATCTTGAAGTAATTGCTTTAATATTGAGGTCTGCTGACTTGATTTGaaattaaatcaaatgaaaattgaaggaaaaattcCTATTTTGATTTGAAGTATATAGGAATatgctttgattttgaatgatcaaaattttcttttggactTAGAGATGATTCTCAAAAtgctagtattttttttttcctctctctctcttagtgtACGTGTGTGTTTTTCTTATATAAGAAATCTCTATTTATAAACAACTATTTATAAACAAGTCAAGGGCACTTTATATAGAATTTTCCAATATTTAATGAGATTTAATAATGAATTTTGAATTAGAATTTGGtcttgcactttttttttttctttttcttttcttttctttttttttttcttttttttttctgaatttggTCTTGGATTTAATTAAAACTTTCTATGTAAATCTCATACCACTATATGGCTTCAACTGGCTTGTGACACGTATCATTTTTGTGAGTTCAGGACAATGCAAGGGAGTCGAcatgtgtctaaattttatttgcTTAAATTTGTTGACTAAGACCAACTATCAACATTATCACACTTGGGTactgacttgaaaaaaaatatatcgaTCACAATCAATCCGACACGGCTGTCAACGTCATGCAAATTGCACGTCTACAGAACGCAAATCTAACTTTAGTATAAACAACAccttctttaaaataaaataaaaaataaaataaaaggtttaTTATAAACAGATCAGTAAATTGTTCATCCtagatttttcatttctttttctttttcttttttaaagaaaagaaacattAAATTTAGTCAATATTATCTTATTCGTTTACTTGAAAGTTATCTTGCATATTGTTTAGATTCATCCTTCAAATGACTTTTTCTTCGACACAATTAAAAAATGGCTCAGGCGGAGCAAACAGCAAAACTATTTCTAGAAATCTAGTAATTTCAGTTTCAGTTAAAATGACCAGCATATAAGAGAGATGACTTTAACCTTGCTTGGTGACTAATTAATAATATACTATTTGCAGATCCGCACATTACGCGtgataatttttgaaataaaatattattttagtccctaaactttataaagagttttttttttaatagttttatcatatttttcataatcttgTCTATAATATTATTTACCATTATCGTATATTTATTGGTTGATAATTTGTACAACATAGACATTAAATAAGATGTAGAactattcattaaatttttttaagtcattatGAAGATTAtgattgtatatatatatatatatatatatataacttccctagttagagtttgattagttttaagtttaaattttgtattattatatttaattgttgattattgatttaataaAGTGAATGTAATAGTTGATTTTACTGCACtaaaaagttttcaatgtcCTTTGTATAgccatctctattttattttttactcctCTTGaccacctttttattttccaaataatggTTATTACTTGACATgtgatttcatttctttttttcttcccttgcttgttgtaaattttatggctatcaataaaaaataaatatcatggATGGCTTAAATAGTTACAAATGTAGTTACGTTAGTGGTatgtcaaaggttttttttttttatttatttttgatgaattttcaaggaaatataAAAGGCATTTCTCTAGTTTGGTCTCAATCAATTAAGATATCCATAATATATTAACGGAAATAATAATgagccttaaattttttttttaatgtatgaagtGGTTAGGTTATTGGCATGTCaaaggttttataaaaaaaaaattaaaaataattccaaggaaatgtaaaaggccttttttagaaaaaagaaattgtgactttttgaattgtagaaatatgactgttttaattaccttgtttatagatttcattattaagttataaacatctaaattaaagtaaatgaatatataaatgtaaaattatatgtaaagttacaACTGCACAAGATAAATAtgtatagatatttttttttttaaattcatgaatcattatttcattgtttacttataaatatctaaattaaagtttttttttaaaaaaagtctaaattaaaatagatgaatatgtaaagataaaattatatgaaaagttaaaactacCCAAGATGAACATTTAACCGCTTGTAGatgtgtgttttttgaaaactaaaagtATACATGATTCTATATAACTTTGCCAATATTATTGTGAGTGGTTCCATCATTTGCAAattatcaagtttttttttttgagaaagtgcaAATTATCAAGTTTGGTGGCcttacaaaacaaatatttcattttgcaaaaaaCTGTACATGAACTCCTCTTTTGTGACAacctttgttttattttattttttaatttttgatgaAACAACTTAAGAATATTAAGACTTAAGTTAACATATGTGGTAGTTGTAAAACACGCCAgtgatatgaaaaatagaaaagtttaaatatttaaaaaacatttttagtagattgtaatataaaattttcttttctcaatatTTATGTAACTTTTCCCATAAGATCAATATTGTTGGCATCCTTTAAAGATGATACATAagatttttgagaagaagaagaagaagaagcaaagatgatgctaacacataatataaaattattaagtttgcgtgatttaaatttgtggcaaaaaatatattaatgtatctatgataaaagtttttttctaAATGATATATAGaagttcatattttttttagactTGATTCAAAAAGTTCATTCTCAATAGCCTTTTAAGTCTACAAATTGCTCAATCTATGGCCTAGACACATTCAAAGGGTGctatctaaattataaattatatgatCGTTTATCACACAAATATTTTGATTCCCCTAATGTATGGTAAAGGAAGGCAAGTTTGTGTCTAgccattttcttgatttgtgctACATAATTTTATAGCATGGAGGATGTGATTGggtttaaatgttgaataaaataagatgagaggaaaaaagagtaaaaaaatatatatatagcaataaatatcaaattatccaagtcattttatataatataataacattatattattatatactatatgtataatgcggtaggataatatttaaacaaagagaatataaaagataacaacttaaaacacaaaattaaattgcatcaacccaaagtagaattctaattaacaaaaaaattcatcaacctaaagaattgatgcaataaaaataaaaataaaaaatcaaacaaaaattgaaaaacaaattgagagagagagagagagagagaggagtaactttttttgtgtgagaaaactatgcatataatgaaaaagaaaatgtcaaatttatagtaagatgttgagaataagaagagtcaaaataaagaaagataaaaaggtagagaaaaaatgatattaaggtagaaagTAATGGGAAGATGAAAACATAAAAGGGAGGgagttttggaaaattaataataaaaataatggttaaaagatactttaattttcaacttttagtaatatatagatatagatgagAAGACTAATCACATGCTAGAACATATACATGAGAAGAATAATCACATACATGAGAAGACTAACCTTGTTTGGGGACTAATTAATAATACATGAGATAACTTTAACATTGTTTGGGGACTTTAAGCCAAGAGCCTTGGGATCTAGAGGAAAATAATTCGAACTACAGGCTAAGtagtatatatatttcttttttagggtAAGTAGTATATTTTATAAGACTATTCATGCATATTATTAAAATGAGTTActtaactcattaaaaaaaattgcatgacTAAAATTACATATGAATGATCTATTTAATTGCCATGTAGTAAACAAAGCTAAGCTAGCTCCAAATTTTTTCTATATGACAAATAACAAAACCTTCTGTATCACTATCAATTGGACTTTGCTACTCCATTATGATTCTTAATCCATACtatacttattttcttttcttttccttttctatttgTTTGGGGGTTATTAGATAATGATAAACAATATCTTGCAGCTggcttaaaacaaaaacaaaaaacaatatcatGCAGCTACGTTATGCCATTGTGTCGTAATTGAATTTAATATTCTACGGAGGCATCCTTAAGGGAAACACCAAAGAGTTCAGAATTTAATTCCAAACATTGAATATAATCACCCAGGGTGGCTGGGTCAAATGACTCAAATCAGTGCGGTGACCCGTGCAGGTCCAGATGGGGAAGGCAACATACTATATGAATTTACTATGCAGAATTAGAAAGCCTCCAGTTTGCCAGCTCTATGCAGTGTAGTTTGTATTCTCATTTTCCTTTTGTCAACAGCTTACAACTGACATTTCTATTAGTCAATTACTCATACGCTGAtcataactctaaaaaataccAATACAAATGCTTCACAACTCAATCTCTTCTCTCTACCTTCATATAAACCCTTTATCCAGTTTCCTATGCTGCTTCCTCTCAGCTTAATTTGTAATCTGTCCCAGGTTTTGAACCATGCATTATGTTTATGCCAACTCTACTTTTCAATTTCACAACCCGGGGTTTGCCAGCTCTATTCCATGGTTGCTATAGTCCCAGTGCACCTATATAAAGCCTGTCACCTTACACTTTATATTCAAACAATCTCATATCTCTATATCCTTCTCAAAATCTAATCCTCTCTAGAGCTCTAAACAGAAGTAACAAAAATGTCTTCCTCTTCTCTTAAAGTAGTAATGCTTTCGCTTGCTTTATTCAGTCTCAGTGCTCTGGTGGCTGCCTCAGCAGGAAATTTTTACCAAGATTTTGATATTACATGGGGCAATGATCACGCAAAGATAGTCAATGCAGGCCAATTTCTCAGTCTTTCTCTTGACAATACTTCCGGTTCTGCTTTCCGATCCAAGAATGAATACCTATTTGGAAGGATTGACATGCAAATCAAGCTTGTAAGTGGCAACTCAGCTGGCACTGTTACCACCTATTATGTAAGTCTCAATCCCTTCTTGACATCTActtctaaaattttgttatccTCCATGATTAATTAAACTTTGAAAAATACTAAAGCTACTATAAATGATTACAAATTGATGTAACAAGTATGTGATTAGTTCCActtaaacaacataataaataagtaTATGAGTTCCCTTTTTATAATTGGTTACACATAAATTTGTAAGATTTATATAGTAAGATTTGTTAAACATTACCCTTATAGCTAATTTACAAACTTGTGCAGTTATCATCTCAAGGACCAAACCATGATGAAATTGACTTTGAGTTCTTAGGCAACCTGTCTGGAGATCCATATATAGTACATACTAATGTCTTCACACAGGGGGAAGGGAACAGAGAACAGCAATTCTATCTCTGGTTTGATCCCACAAAGGCCTTCCACACCTACTCTTTCATCTGGAATTCTCAAGTTATCATGTATGGACACTATAAAGTACATTGAAATTTCTCAAAAGTTTATTATACTTCAGTTAAGAATAATACAATTGCAAATTCTTCTTGCTTATCAGGTTTTTGGTAGATAACATTCCTATAAGAGTGTTCAACAACTTGAAATCACTTGGTGTTCCATTCCCCAACAGCCAACCCATGAGGATTTACTCAAGCCTCTGGAATGCCGATGATTGGGCAACGAGAGGGGGGCTTGTGAAGACTGACTGGACCAAAGCACCATTCATAGCCTCTTACCGAAATTTTGAGGCCAATGCTTGTGTTTGGTCATCTGGGTCATCATCTTGTGTCtacaattcaaattctttgCAGACTAATACATGGCAGGATCAAGCACTTGATGCAACAGGTCGAAGAAGGATTCGTTGGGTGcaaaagaaatatatgattTACAACTACTGCACTGACTTGAAACGCTTTCCTCAAGGTCTTCCACCCGAATGTAAGAGATCAAAGCTCCGCTAAAGGGACTAAAGCACCCTcatacgatttttttttttttttttggtgactcAGCGTTAGTCTTATAGCTTAtgaaaattctttattctttgtgCAAAAATTGTCTaagaatcaaataaaatcaaattttcttttcttttgatgggcatcttttcttttcctaacagccaataaataaataaataaatatcttatCCTTACATATTTCGCACTCCCCAAACCTCCTCATTATAGAAAagtttctctcctctctcttctctctctctcaggagAATCATATCAAGAGGCTAGCGTAAGAAATATCTTCAAGTTTCAATATAGTTTTCGTCTTAAGAACGTCTAAACAAAGGAATTTGGCACTAGCAATCTTTAGATAAGGGGTGATAATATTTGACACAACCAATAGATACAACACAATTTTAATGAATTAGTGATTTAGATGAGTTTTCATCAAAATAGATTGAAACAAGTCATGCAATTGTCAACTAgcaattaatttgaaataaatgatTCATTATTTGTGTCGAAGCAGGTTGACTCATCTTGATGATTTTATCATGTCATTTGTATCTgacataaatttgaattttaaatatgatGGGAGTTTAGACCCAAGTTGTAAAACAATTAAGCATTTTGAATCCGGATTCAATTAAGTAACCAATTATGCTTGCACAtttagtttttgggtttttttttttttgattggacATTTAGTTTATGGTTAATCACATTACGAACCAATATCGCTAATtagataaacaaaaagaaatttcctcaataaaaaataaacaaaaagaaaaggcaaataaCACaagttgatgaagtgaaaacattaattttgaaaaattgttcgACAGTTTACCACCAATCCTCATGGAAACTGATCCACTAAatagaattgaagtttatataACATAATCAACCCTAATTATATAGCTACCTCTAGTACTACTTACTAACATGACCACACAACTTCAAATCCCTAGAATACTCTATAGCGGATTTTGCTCCCACGAACACTCTATTTGTAACTTCAAGAACCATCTTAAAGATATTCTCACAGCTGCAACTCTATGATGTAGTCAACATCTTCAACTTAATCACTAgttttcaaatcttcaaaacatGATGGTAATAGAGATTCTGTTCAAGAACCCTATGCATACAAAAGTCGTCTTGTAGTAGTCCTTATATATTCTAGCAAGTAGGGCACAGAATACTAGAGATTGGACAACTTGTTAGGCCTAATTTGGATTCAGGATATGCAATTTTCGAACTATCGAATAGCTATCAAGAAGCTATTGAGCCAATCTCAATCAATCGACTAGGTGTTAAGACTCCAATAAGCAATTTTGATCTATCAAGTTGTTCTGTGCATGAATCTTGGACTTCAAAATATACTCTAAAAACACATAAGACCCAACTATTTGTTCAGAGTTTGAAACTACAAACTATGGAcctaacaaattaattaagcagattaatttttattgattatattGTTAAACTCTATTGAGAAACCTTAAAATCCCTAACcctttttacccaaaacaaaagagGAAAAGTCAAGTGTCTTGTAATTCAACCGAAACCTCCTGATATTTGCAATTAGGAATTCCATGGTTAAATTTCCCCATCTCacattgtaaatttgtaattattgaaaaaaagggGGTAAAAAACtctcatttgaattttttttttttaagattgtgCATACTTCTAAATTTGGATGGAACTTCATTACaatgaattgaaataaaaaataatttaaattgtgtgctattaacaatttaaataatattcaaatattcaaataaatCTTTGTGTTTTGAAATCACATCAAACATGTGAAATGTGTCCTAAACAGAAGCCCATCATATAAAGATAGGGAAAAATATTAGGCATTTCTGGAGACCCAATTTCACCCACAGACTCTAGTCCAATATCTAAGGGCATTATTGATGCTGCTACCCAAGCTGAAACTACTGATGCTGAGTTGCCCCCAGTTCCACCTAGTAAAGTGAGTAAgactggtactgataatggtaGGAAAAAGTCTTTAGTTTGGaatcattttgaaaaagtaaaggTAGATGAGGGTGTCACTAAGGCTATATgtaattgttttcaaaaatcatatcatgctAATAGTAAGAGTTGTGGTACTAGTAATTTGTTAGCTCATGTAACAATTTGTCCCAAGAACCCTAATAGAGAAGATATAGTTGAAGGGCAGAAAACCTTAgcttttgaacccaaaaatgatGGAGACGAAGGGTTCCAACTTGTGTCAACAACCTTTACTATTGAGACTTCTAGAAAGACACTTACTGAAATGATTATAATTGATGAGTTGCCTTTTAGGTGTGTTGAGGGGTATgggttttaaaaatatgtaactaCCTTACAACCTAAGCTCCGTCTAAAGGATATTCCATCTCGTCAAACTATGGCTAGAGATGTGATTGGAATTTataatagtgagagagagaaactaaggAAATCCTTGAAGGCTTGTAGGGTGTGTCTTACTACGGACACATGGACttctattcaaaatttgaattatgtGTCTCACATGTCACTTTATTGATGATGCTTGGAagactacaacaaaatgtactttcagtgacgaaattttttttaagtttttgtcaAGTTGAAGACCACAAGAGAGAGACTATAGGTAGAAAGATTAAGATGTCTTTGCGTGAGTGGGGTCACTTTGACAGTGGATAATGCTATCTCCAATGTAACCACAATTACATTTTTGCAAAGAGTAACAAAAGATTGGAATGGaacaattttagaaaatgagtTCATGCACATGAGGTGTTGTGCCCATATCCTAAATCTTATTGTGGGGGAGAGTTTGAAAGAAATTGATGCATCTGTTGCTAAGGTGCATGAAGCTGTGAGATACGTGAAGTCCTCACccaatagaaatcaaacttttaGGGGTTTTATGGAGAGGTTAGGTATAGAGTCCAAGAGTCTTCTTTGTCTAGATGTACCTACTAGGTGGAACTCAACTTATCTTATGTTagaaattgctaaaaattttgataaagtgTTCCTTAGAATGGACTTTGAAGATGATAGTTATTCGTCGTACTTTAGGATCAAGGAAGATAGTGGTGGTTTGGGATCTTTTTGTATGAGTGATTTCCAAAATTGTAGGGCATTTGTGACTTTCTTGAGGCTTTTTTACAATGCAACAAAGAAGTTCTCTAACTCTTTGTATATTACTTCAAATGCCTTCTTCGATGAAATATTTGTTATTCAGGAGAGTATTTCTCATTTAGTTAAATAACAAAACACCCTCTTGAAAAACACAACCACAAACATGCAAACTAAATTTGAGAAGTATTGGGGAGAAAGTGATAAAATTAACCTATTTTGTATGTGACTATGGTTCTCAATTCCTGAAAAAATtgaggtttttgaagttttcttttttgtgaaatttatgGGAATTCAGTGGGGAAAGTGATGGTTGATAAGGTGAAAGATCTTTTGATGaagttgtataatttttacTGTTCTATTCATTCCCCAAATGTGCAAGAACCAAGTGGGAGTGAGAGAACACAAATGGAATGTGATGCTAGTGATCCATATGTGATGATTCACTCTCAATATGAGCGTTTCTTGGAAGCTAAGCAATTTGTAGGTTGTAGTAATGAGGTTGAAAAGTATTTGGTTGAAATTGTGATGGTAGaaatgatatgaattttgaGATATTGGGGTGGTGAAAGGACGATTGTAGTAGATACCAACTATTGTCGAAAGTGGCTAAAGATGTGTTGGCTGTACCAGTTTCTACTATTGCATTTGATTCAACATTTAACACTGGAGGCCACATTGTTGATCAATTTCaaagttctctctctcctcttatGGTTCAAAACCTTGTATGTGCACAAAATTGGCTTCAAGCCATAGTTCCAATTTCTCATCACCAATCAAGGGATGAGGTGGAGGTGTTGGAGGAGGAATTTCTTGATTTAGGTAAtacatttaaattttgaaacttatcGTCTATTAATTCTTATTGAATGTCTCATgtattcaaacaaaatttaatctattgtatttatttccttttcttttctagttttaaaTCAACAATCATAAAGTGCATCAACAAGTACCAGCTCAAAATTGGGTTCTAGCTCAGCTCAAAATTGGGTTCTAGCTCAGGCAAACGGCCATTAATTAGTATTGAAGATTAATAATTGACTTGGTAAGTTACTGCCTTTGGCCCCTTACTGTTATAAACTTGTTGTCCTTTCTAGTTGGTCTTATATTTGGTACTAATGtattatttgttaaatatttttttgtctattataAGAAGAATCATTTGTTTTGTAAAGAAGACAACATTTTGGAAGCTCTTGTGTATATTGTCTTTCTAACAATACTACTCTTAATGCttatagaaaagaaatcttagtcaataggttttcttttctataaattaTAAACTTATTAGCTAGAGTATTTGTCATTCAATGCTTTGgaaaagctattttttggaaatacatgtGGTATTTCataattgtaattaattatattgttgGGAACACTGTATAGCTAGCAAGCTTACTGCCTTATTGTTTACTGCCTTAAAATTTTGCAGTAATCTAATTGCCTTCTTTGCCTATGTGGCTTACTTAGTATATATCCATTTATATATACAAATGGAAATATTGCAGTATAAATCCGTTGCTTATGCTTACTGTGCTTGACTTATTTGTTATTGGACATATTATTTGTTGTGAGGTTGGCAGGTTTAACATAAGTGTTAAGAATGGCTTTTATGCCTTTCGGTTTTTCTTGAATATATATGACTTGTATTGAGCTATTGGCTTACTACCAGGTGCTTGTATTGTGAGGATGTTTAACAAATCACATGTGATAAAAATAGGCATGTTTGTGTGTtgtgttttgctattttgtccATGTTACACATTCTGTTttgatgtgtttattttttggtaGTCAATGTGTGGCTGTTTAACAAGTCACGGGTGgtgaaaataagattttttgtgTTGTTAGTTGTGTTGTGCTATTTTGTCCAggttttacaatagattttgctatgtttattttttgtggtcAATGTGTGGATGCTTAACAGATGTGATAAAAATAGGATTATTTTGTGTGTTGTGGTGAGGTATTTTGTCCAGGATGTTTAATGTGTGGATGCTTAATAGATGTGGTAAAAATAGGCTTATTTTGTGTCTTGTGATGAGGTATTTTGTCCAGGATGTTTTTGTCCT of Quercus lobata isolate SW786 chromosome 8, ValleyOak3.0 Primary Assembly, whole genome shotgun sequence contains these proteins:
- the LOC115957603 gene encoding xyloglucan endotransglucosylase/hydrolase 2-like, which gives rise to MSTTTFSSLQVSLLLSLFILTSLVAVSAGNFYQDFDITWGDNRAKILNGGNLLTLSLDKISGSGFQSKNEYLFGRIDMQIKLVAGNSAGTVTAYYLSSQGPTHDEIDFEFLGNVSGDPYILHTNVFSQGKGNREQQFYLWFDPTMAFHTYSIVWNTQRIMFLVDNIPIRVFNNLESIGIPFPKSQPMRIYSSLWNADDWATRGGLVKTDWTKAPFTASYRNFKANACVWSSESSCVSLSTNSLQTSEWQNRAPNAAERNRIRWVQQKYMIYNYCNDFKRFPQGLPAECKRSRFL
- the LOC115956927 gene encoding uncharacterized protein LOC115956927, which encodes MSSSSLKVVMLSLALFSLSALVAASAGNFYQDFDITWGNDHAKIVNAGQFLSLSLDNTSGSAFRSKNEYLFGRIDMQIKLVSGNSAGTVTTYYLSSQGPNHDEIDFEFLGNLSGDPYIVHTNVFTQGEGNREQQFYLWFDPTKAFHTYSFIWNSQVIMFLVDNIPIRVFNNLKSLGVPFPNSQPMRIYSSLWNADDWATRGGLVKTDWTKAPFIASYRNFEANACTNTWQDQALDATGRRRIRWVQKKYMIYNYCTDLKRFPQGLPPEYSSPISKGIIDAATQAETTDAELPPVPPSKVSKTGTDNGRKKSLVWNHFEKVKVDEGVTKAICNCFQKSYHANSKSCGTSNLLAHVTICPKNPNREDIVEGQKTLAFEPKNDGDEGFQLVSTTFTIETSRKTLTEMIIIDELPFRCVEGAFVTFLRLFYNATKKFSNSLYITSNAFFDEIFVIQEMGKVMVDKVKDLLMKLYNFYCSIHSPNVQEPSGSERTQMECDASDPYVMIHSQYERFLEAKQFVGCSNEVEKYLVEIVMVEMI